In the genome of Aquificaceae bacterium, the window TAGGGTCCCTTTAGGAGAAACTCGTCTCCTTCCTTTACCTTCTCTGTGAGATAGGTAGAGGCTCTGCCTTCTGGCACTTTCTTTATGGTTAGCTCAAGGGTCTCTTTTTGAGTGGGTGGGCTTGCAATAGAGTAAGCTCTTTTTAACACCTGCCCCTCGTAAGGGACATTCACCATCATATACTGCCCGGGGTAAAAGTCAAAGTCCACATGGCTTATGTCAAAGACCAAGGTTTTTGTGCTTGGCGTTTCTTGGATAACTTTTATTACCTTTGCCTTAAACTCCTTTACAGGCTTTTTCTCAAGCTCCATCAGACCCTCCTCAAAGCGGGGAAGAGTATAACTTCCCTTATAGAATCCACATTCGCCAATATCATCACAAGTCTGTCTATACCTATACCCTCTCCTGCGGTTGGTGGCATGCCATACTCAAGGGCGGTTATAAAGTCCTCATCCATCTGCATAGCTTCTTCGTCTCCCATCTCCTTTTCCCTTAACTGCTGTAAAAATCTCTCCCTTTGCTCAAAGGGGTCGTTTAGCTCCGTGTAGGCGTTGGCAAGCTCCTTTCCTGCCACAAAAAGCTCAAACCTCTCCACAAGGTCTGGGTCTTCTCTGTGGCTTTTGGCAAGGGGCGAAAGTATCTTTGGAAAGTCCAAAACAAAGCAAGGACCCCAAAGCTCATCCTCCACTAAAAGGTCAAAAACCTTATCTATGAGTTTGGCATGAGTTAAGGTCTCTGCCTTTGGCACTCCTATTTCCTTTGCAAGCTTTCTTAGACCCTCTAAATCTCTTAGGAAAAAGTCCTTCTCCTTACCTGTTTTTTCCTCCAAAAGCTCAAAGTATCTATACCTTTTGTATGGTGGTGTAAAGTCAAGCTCTCTACCTCCATAAGTTAGCTTTAGACTACCCACCGTTGAAAGTAGAACATGCGATAAAAGCCTTTCTGTAAAGTCCATAAGGTCCTTGTAGTCCCAATAAGCGGTATAAAACTCCACCATGGTAAACTCTGGATTATGCGTGGTATCTACGCCTTCGTTGCGGAAGTTTTTACCAAGCTCATAGACCCTGTTAAAGCCACCCACGATTAGCCTTTTGAGATAAAGCTCTGGTGCTATTCTAAGGTATAGGTTCTGTTCAAGGTAGTTGTGATAGGTTATAAAGGGTTTTGCATTAGCTCC includes:
- the lysS gene encoding lysine--tRNA ligase: MERLRVEKLKELAKRGQAYPYRFEVSAQIGDIRNKYEKPTENREIVLRGIVKRSSKIEEGYLLRLASSKGVEILAITQQELKVGQEYVLMGKLGRYEGKLCLYDAVLSEGQALEIEDIKPLYDLDPNFEEVSVAGRLITLRSMGKAIFGHLQDATGRIQIYLKKDIVGEESFKEFEELVDTGDILGVRGKLFRTNTGELTVEVESFQILSKSLHPMPEKWHGIKDVEVRYRQRYLDLIANEEARRIFLLRSKVIKELRNFLDKEGFLEVETPILQHIASGANAKPFITYHNYLEQNLYLRIAPELYLKRLIVGGFNRVYELGKNFRNEGVDTTHNPEFTMVEFYTAYWDYKDLMDFTERLLSHVLLSTVGSLKLTYGGRELDFTPPYKRYRYFELLEEKTGKEKDFFLRDLEGLRKLAKEIGVPKAETLTHAKLIDKVFDLLVEDELWGPCFVLDFPKILSPLAKSHREDPDLVERFELFVAGKELANAYTELNDPFEQRERFLQQLREKEMGDEEAMQMDEDFITALEYGMPPTAGEGIGIDRLVMILANVDSIREVILFPALRRV